In the Butyricicoccus intestinisimiae genome, AGATACAAACCGTCTTTTTCTGCCAGTCCGGAACCGGAATACACACCGTTTTTGTCCCAGGCATCGGTCGGATACAAAAAGACCGGATGCTGTGTCCAAGAGAGCAGATCCGGGCTGCTCCAATGTCCCCAGAAAATCTGTCCTCTGTGGGCATCCAACGGGCTGTACTGATAAAAGACATGATATTCGCCCTGATACCAACACAGACCATTCGGGTCATTCATCCAGCCGGAAGGAGGCATCAAATGAAAACCGAAACGATAGGGATCCTTCGCTCTCTGTGCACCCGCTTCTGCCTCTGCCTTGAGAATATTCTGCTTGAGTTTCTCTCGCTTTGTCTGCATATGATTGCCTCCTAAATCATGGATTGAAATTATTTTTTCACTGTCAGCAGGGTTTCTCCTGCTTTTGTCTGCTTGCCAATGTGTGTCAAAACGTCCGCATAGTCATCGGCATTGGTCACGATGACCGGCGTAATCGTTTTAAAGCCTTCTGCCTGAATGGCTGCCATATCAAATTCCATCAGCAAATCGCCAGCCTTGACGTGCTGTCCTTCCGTGCAGTGCGGGGTATAATGCTTGCCATTCAGCTGAACCGTATCAATACCGATGTGAATGAGCATTTCTACGCCATTTTCACCAGTCAAACCAACAGCATGACCCATCAGCGTTTCCACAGTGGCATCAAACGGTGCATATACTTTCCCTTCGCTCGGTTCAATTGCCGCGCCCTTGCCAAGAACCTCTGCGGCAAATGTGTCATCGCCAGTATCTGTCAAGCTGACTGCCTTGCCCTGCATCGGAGACAGAATATTCAGCTCGCCCTGTGCTTCCTTCGGTTCTGTGAATACCGGTGCTGTTTCCGGTGCACCGTTTGCCGTCTGCGGTGCGTTTTTATAGCCAAACATCCAAGACAGTGCAAACGCTACGCCTGCGGAGATCGCAAACATCAGAATGTACTTGACCGGTGCATTGAGGCACAGCAGGATACCAAAAATACCTGTCACGCCGGTGCCGGTGGCACCCAGAGAAGTAATGGATGCGAACATCGCGCCGCAGCCGCCGCCGATGCATGCGCACACGAACGGGCGGAAGAATCGCAGATTGACACCGAAGATTGCCGGTTCTGTAATGCCCATAAATGCAGACAGAGAGGACGGCAGCGCCATTGCCTTGAGCTTCTGATCGCGGGTTTTCAGGGCAACAGCCAGTGCAGCTGCGCCCTGTGCGATATTCGCAGAGGATGCCAGCGGCAGCCAGTAGGTACAACCAAATTCCTTAATCTGTCCGAGGTCGATAATGGTATACATGTGATGAATACCTGTGACAACCGTCGGGGCGTACAGCGCACCCATAACCAGAGAACCAACGCCAAACGGCAGAGAAATCAACGTCTGAATGCCGTTAATAATGCTGCTCTCCACAATATTGAATGCCGGTCCGATCATGGTCATGGTCAGAAAACCGGTCACAAAGACGGATACCAGCGGGGTGACAAACAGATCCAGCATTGCCGGCACACGCTTGTGCAGCCACTTTTCAATATTCGCCATAACAAATACAGCGATGATAACCGAAATGACATGTCCCTGATAGCCAACAAGCGGTACTTTCCATAGTCCAAATACGTCTAGGTATTCGTTCACGCCGCCCGTCATCGTCCATGCATTCTGTAAATTCGGATGCACCATAATCATACCGATGACGCCGCCGAGGAACGGATTGCCACCAAATACCTTTGCACCGGAGAAGCCAATCAGTACCGGCAGGAACACATAGGCTGTGTTCGAGAACATATTGGCCAGCACGAACAGCGAGCTTTCATTGGACATATGGATATAGCCGTTGTTAATCAGGAAGTTCAGCGATTCCATAATGCCCATCAAGAAACCGGAGGCTACAATGGCCGGAATAATCGGCACAAAAATATCACCCAGTGTCTTGATAAACCGCTGAAACGGATTGGCTTTGCTGGCTGCTGCCTGCTTGACCTTCTCCTTCGATGCCGCCGTGATGCCTGCCATCGCAATGAATTCATCGTATACTTTGTTTACAACGCCTGTGCCAAAGATAATTTGCAGCTGACCGGATGCCTCAAAAACACCCTTCACGCCCTCTGCGTCCTCTAACGCTTCTTTGTTTACCTTGCTGTTGTCTGCGATGACCAGCCGCAAGCGTGTTGCGCAGTGTGCCGCGGACACAATGTTGTCTTTGCCGCCGATATACTGTATCGTCTCGGCTGCCGCTTTTTTGTAATCCATCAAGCGAACCTCCATTCATCCTATCTCTTTGTGAAACTACTGTGAAACCCATATGAAATGTTTCATCTTTCTGTTACACAGTATATCAGATTTTCAAGCGGTTGATTTCACAAAAATTTCATATTTTTTCGTGCACATTGCCCAAATGCTTTTCGAATTGTGCGATTTCCTCCCTATTTTGTCGGTCTGCTTTGTTCTTTTGGTGCAATTTTGGTAAACTTCTATGTGAAACTTTGTTTCACATAGGCGTAAAACAAAAGACATCCCTCTGTACAGAGAGAATGCCTTTCTGTCTCAGCAGGTTTCCTGTTCAATGACTTCAAAACCCATTTTTAATTTTTTCTTCATATCAATGCCGCTCTCTATCATCTTGACCAGCATATCTGCGCCCTCCATGCCGGTGGATTTGTAAAACAGATGGGCAGTTGTGAGAT is a window encoding:
- a CDS encoding sucrose-specific PTS transporter subunit IIBC, whose product is MDYKKAAAETIQYIGGKDNIVSAAHCATRLRLVIADNSKVNKEALEDAEGVKGVFEASGQLQIIFGTGVVNKVYDEFIAMAGITAASKEKVKQAAASKANPFQRFIKTLGDIFVPIIPAIVASGFLMGIMESLNFLINNGYIHMSNESSLFVLANMFSNTAYVFLPVLIGFSGAKVFGGNPFLGGVIGMIMVHPNLQNAWTMTGGVNEYLDVFGLWKVPLVGYQGHVISVIIAVFVMANIEKWLHKRVPAMLDLFVTPLVSVFVTGFLTMTMIGPAFNIVESSIINGIQTLISLPFGVGSLVMGALYAPTVVTGIHHMYTIIDLGQIKEFGCTYWLPLASSANIAQGAAALAVALKTRDQKLKAMALPSSLSAFMGITEPAIFGVNLRFFRPFVCACIGGGCGAMFASITSLGATGTGVTGIFGILLCLNAPVKYILMFAISAGVAFALSWMFGYKNAPQTANGAPETAPVFTEPKEAQGELNILSPMQGKAVSLTDTGDDTFAAEVLGKGAAIEPSEGKVYAPFDATVETLMGHAVGLTGENGVEMLIHIGIDTVQLNGKHYTPHCTEGQHVKAGDLLMEFDMAAIQAEGFKTITPVIVTNADDYADVLTHIGKQTKAGETLLTVKK